In a single window of the Streptomyces cinnabarinus genome:
- a CDS encoding VOC family protein — translation MLRLTDFIIDCPDTMKLAAFYSEVVGLPVKEGSNENWAGIQFGDIELAFVPVEDYRAPQWPDSEHPKQFHLDFEVDDIEAEQSRVLALGATLQRDCSGPDGYGFRVYTDPIGHPFCLCRNKGVIWTDQGPVWPKRDQ, via the coding sequence ATGCTACGACTAACTGACTTCATCATCGACTGCCCGGACACGATGAAGCTGGCAGCCTTCTACTCCGAGGTGGTGGGGCTCCCGGTCAAGGAGGGCAGTAACGAGAACTGGGCCGGTATCCAGTTCGGCGACATCGAACTGGCCTTCGTCCCGGTGGAGGACTACCGCGCCCCGCAGTGGCCCGACAGCGAGCACCCCAAGCAGTTCCACCTCGACTTCGAGGTCGACGACATCGAGGCCGAACAGAGCCGCGTCCTGGCACTCGGCGCGACCCTGCAGCGGGACTGCTCCGGCCCTGACGGCTACGGCTTCCGCGTCTACACCGACCCCATCGGCCACCCCTTCTGCCTCTGCCGCAACAAGGGTGTCATCTGGACCGATCAGGGCCCGGTCTGGCCCAAGCGCGACCAGTAG
- a CDS encoding effector-associated constant component EACC1 — protein MQIQVLAEGDERALTDLRSWLGRDPGTAGLPVESVTGDGPTMGVLEALDVVLGNATGIANFAVAYATWRTTRTAPAGTADGARTLVHGDSTVDIGHLSADELAELLRSLNSDGDGAAPGSC, from the coding sequence ATGCAAATCCAGGTACTGGCCGAGGGTGATGAGCGGGCGCTGACGGATCTTCGTTCCTGGCTGGGGCGTGATCCTGGTACGGCGGGGCTGCCGGTGGAGTCGGTGACCGGTGACGGGCCGACCATGGGGGTGCTCGAAGCGCTCGACGTGGTCCTCGGCAACGCCACCGGTATTGCGAACTTCGCCGTGGCGTATGCGACGTGGCGCACCACTCGGACGGCTCCGGCTGGAACGGCCGATGGGGCGAGGACGCTGGTGCACGGCGACAGCACCGTCGACATCGGCCACCTCTCGGCGGATGAACTCGCGGAGTTGCTGCGGAGCCTGAACAGTGACGGAGACGGTGCGGCCCCCGGGTCCTGCTGA
- a CDS encoding caspase, EACC1-associated type — MRVEQSGSRAVLFGVHAYDHLPALDGVRHNVPALRDLLTAPEVGGFAGEHCVAVPANSTPTALLDAVQDAAVHATGLLLVYYAGHGHFGRDGRGLLLATQASRPDRPHHSVAYDEVRAIMADSTAQHRVVIVDCCFSGGALHMSGREHREGGPDFEIEGACVLTSSAETERSLCLPDGSVFTRELVLLLRDGLTGELPDGRRGEHLSVLTMAEVYEALCERLKGRTVEGHRVPAPRMSTRDSGHRIPLATNTAPQTEPLTAPVGASPPAAPVTAYAATRYFTGRENELTALEQAVGDPGAVCVVHGRGGQGKTELLRAAAARLAPLYPGGCMEIDLRGWTPDSEPRNPHMVIAEQLHHAGYGPERIPTDLTARTEAWRLFLNRHPVLLLLDNARDATQLAPLIPAAGSPSAVMISSRSELLDLSAHVRCALSPLPSEHCVTVWHKMGVPPDTDGLHQLADRINGSALALGPVGTRLLRGATPTAILATLAGPDRFAAFPRLDAAERTAFHSAYNALDTDLRHLIHQCAWHPGPDFGADSLAAMAGRPQDEVEVRLTEIEQLLIRKANRYSLHDSSLSYARQTAAAHCAPEEQEASRQRLYHHLHTGLQRARNILDTDAPDEEQNARSARRWLSEHTQEVQATARTASTSDWPQTVAFLETVSTSLYVDDRYIEAQDILHTILRITPADSIDQANAIDCLGDVHHVQGRYDEAITAYEDALTRYQALGSPLGEANAIKGLGDVHHAQGRYDEAAIAYQDALTRYQTLGDRHGQAGATEGLGDVHHAQGRYGEAAIAYQDALTRYQALGSPLGEANATKRLGDVHRVQGRYDEATTAYQDALARYQTLGDRLGQANATKRLGDVHQSQGRYDEAITAYEDALTRYQALGSRLGQANAIKGLGDVHRVQGRYDDAADALRSARDLYAEIDIVDGVTRCQKALDELDGPAAQ, encoded by the coding sequence ATGCGGGTCGAGCAGTCCGGGTCCCGCGCGGTGCTGTTCGGGGTCCACGCCTACGACCATCTGCCTGCCCTGGACGGCGTACGCCACAACGTGCCCGCCCTGCGCGACCTGTTGACCGCCCCGGAGGTGGGCGGGTTCGCCGGTGAGCACTGCGTGGCGGTGCCCGCCAACAGCACTCCTACGGCTCTGCTGGACGCCGTACAGGACGCGGCGGTTCACGCGACGGGCCTGCTGCTGGTGTACTACGCGGGGCACGGGCACTTCGGCCGGGACGGGCGCGGCTTGTTACTGGCCACCCAGGCTTCCCGCCCGGACCGTCCGCACCACTCGGTCGCCTACGACGAAGTCCGAGCCATCATGGCCGACTCCACGGCCCAGCACCGCGTCGTGATCGTCGACTGCTGTTTCAGCGGGGGCGCCCTGCACATGAGCGGTCGGGAACACCGCGAAGGGGGCCCGGACTTCGAGATCGAAGGGGCCTGCGTACTGACGTCGTCGGCCGAGACCGAAAGGTCCCTGTGCCTGCCGGACGGCAGTGTCTTCACCCGGGAGTTGGTCCTGCTCCTGCGTGATGGGCTGACGGGGGAACTACCCGACGGCCGACGCGGCGAGCACCTCTCGGTGCTGACCATGGCCGAAGTCTACGAGGCCTTGTGTGAGCGGTTGAAGGGCAGGACCGTGGAAGGTCACCGGGTACCGGCACCGCGTATGAGCACCCGGGACAGCGGCCACCGCATCCCCCTCGCCACCAACACGGCACCGCAGACCGAGCCCCTGACGGCCCCCGTGGGAGCATCGCCCCCTGCCGCGCCCGTCACCGCCTATGCGGCCACCCGGTACTTCACCGGCCGTGAGAACGAGCTGACGGCGCTGGAGCAAGCCGTGGGGGATCCGGGCGCGGTGTGTGTCGTGCACGGCCGTGGTGGCCAGGGCAAGACCGAGCTGCTGCGGGCCGCAGCAGCCCGGCTGGCTCCCCTCTACCCCGGTGGCTGCATGGAGATCGACCTGCGCGGCTGGACCCCGGACAGTGAGCCCCGCAACCCGCACATGGTCATCGCCGAGCAACTGCACCATGCGGGCTACGGGCCCGAACGCATCCCCACGGACCTGACCGCACGCACCGAAGCCTGGCGCCTGTTCCTCAACCGGCATCCTGTGCTCCTCCTGCTGGACAATGCCCGCGACGCCACCCAGCTGGCCCCCCTGATCCCGGCCGCCGGCTCCCCGAGCGCAGTGATGATCTCCAGCCGCTCCGAACTGCTCGACCTGAGCGCCCATGTACGGTGCGCACTGTCTCCGCTGCCGTCTGAGCACTGCGTCACCGTCTGGCACAAGATGGGCGTCCCTCCAGACACCGACGGCCTCCACCAGCTCGCGGACCGCATCAACGGCAGCGCCCTGGCCCTGGGCCCGGTCGGCACCCGGCTCCTGCGCGGAGCCACCCCCACCGCCATCCTCGCCACACTGGCAGGCCCTGACCGCTTCGCCGCCTTCCCCCGCCTCGACGCTGCCGAACGCACCGCTTTCCACAGCGCCTACAACGCCCTCGACACCGACCTGCGCCACCTCATCCACCAGTGCGCCTGGCACCCCGGCCCCGACTTCGGCGCTGACTCCCTCGCCGCCATGGCCGGTCGCCCCCAAGACGAGGTGGAGGTCCGCCTCACCGAGATCGAGCAACTCCTGATCCGTAAGGCCAACCGCTACAGCCTCCACGACAGCAGCCTCAGCTACGCCCGCCAGACCGCTGCCGCCCACTGCGCCCCGGAGGAACAAGAAGCCAGCAGACAACGGCTGTACCACCACCTGCACACCGGGCTCCAACGAGCCCGGAACATCCTGGACACCGACGCGCCCGACGAGGAGCAGAACGCGCGAAGCGCCCGCCGGTGGCTCAGTGAGCACACCCAGGAGGTCCAGGCCACCGCCCGCACCGCCAGTACGAGCGATTGGCCGCAGACGGTCGCTTTCCTGGAAACCGTCTCCACGTCGTTGTACGTGGACGATCGCTACATCGAAGCCCAGGACATTCTCCACACCATCCTGCGCATCACACCCGCCGATTCCATCGACCAAGCCAACGCCATCGATTGCCTCGGTGACGTCCACCACGTCCAGGGCCGGTACGACGAGGCCATCACCGCCTATGAAGACGCTTTGACCCGCTACCAAGCTCTCGGTAGCCCACTCGGTGAGGCCAACGCCATCAAAGGCCTTGGTGACGTCCACCATGCCCAGGGCCGGTACGACGAAGCCGCCATCGCTTATCAGGACGCGCTGACCCGCTACCAGACCCTCGGCGACCGGCATGGCCAGGCCGGCGCCACCGAAGGCCTTGGTGACGTCCACCATGCCCAGGGCCGGTACGGCGAAGCCGCCATCGCTTATCAGGACGCGCTGACCCGCTACCAAGCTCTCGGTAGCCCACTCGGTGAGGCCAACGCCACCAAACGTCTCGGTGACGTTCACCGAGTCCAGGGCCGGTACGACGAGGCCACTACTGCTTATCAGGACGCGCTGGCCCGCTACCAGACCCTCGGCGACCGACTCGGTCAGGCCAACGCCACCAAGCGCCTCGGTGACGTCCATCAAAGCCAGGGCCGGTACGACGAGGCCATCACCGCCTATGAAGACGCTTTGACCCGCTACCAGGCCCTCGGCAGCCGACTCGGTCAGGCGAACGCCATCAAAGGCCTCGGTGACGTTCACCGAGTCCAGGGCCGGTACGACGATGCGGCCGACGCATTGCGCTCAGCCCGCGATCTCTACGCCGAGATTGACATCGTCGACGGGGTCACCCGCTGCCAGAAGGCCCTCGACGAGCTAGACGGCCCCGCAGCGCAGTAG
- a CDS encoding class I SAM-dependent methyltransferase: MSETADAREADRALKAKHRTMWALGDYPAVARQVVAALGPALVEACAVKDGDQVLDIAAGSGNASIPAALAGGDVVASDLTPELLAVGRQEAEARGATLSWQEADAEALPFEDGTFDTVMSCVGVMFAPHHQAAADELVRVCRPGGTIGLLSWTPEGFIGQMFATMKPYAPPPPPGAQPPPLWGKEEHVRALLGDRVTDVEVRRRTIRVDMFREPEEFRDFFKAAYGPTIAIYRNLADDPERTAALDAALTDLAGSALKDGGMEWEYLLLTARRGGADAG; encoded by the coding sequence ATGTCGGAGACGGCGGATGCGCGTGAGGCGGATCGTGCGCTCAAGGCGAAGCATCGGACGATGTGGGCGCTCGGTGATTACCCGGCGGTGGCCAGGCAGGTCGTGGCGGCGCTCGGGCCGGCGTTGGTGGAGGCCTGTGCGGTCAAGGACGGCGACCAGGTCCTGGACATCGCCGCCGGGTCCGGGAACGCCTCGATCCCGGCCGCGCTGGCGGGCGGGGATGTGGTCGCCTCCGACCTCACGCCCGAGCTGCTGGCCGTGGGCCGTCAGGAGGCCGAGGCCCGCGGCGCCACGCTGAGCTGGCAGGAGGCGGACGCCGAGGCGCTCCCGTTCGAGGACGGCACCTTCGACACGGTGATGTCCTGCGTCGGGGTCATGTTCGCTCCGCACCACCAGGCCGCCGCCGACGAGCTGGTGCGGGTCTGCCGGCCCGGTGGCACCATCGGGTTGCTCAGCTGGACCCCCGAGGGGTTCATCGGGCAGATGTTCGCCACTATGAAGCCGTACGCCCCACCGCCTCCTCCCGGGGCGCAGCCGCCGCCGCTGTGGGGGAAGGAGGAGCACGTGCGCGCGCTGCTCGGCGACCGTGTCACCGATGTCGAGGTGCGCCGCCGGACGATCCGTGTGGACATGTTCCGGGAGCCGGAGGAGTTCCGCGACTTCTTCAAGGCCGCCTACGGGCCGACCATCGCGATCTACCGAAATCTGGCCGACGACCCCGAGCGGACGGCCGCCCTGGACGCCGCCCTCACCGACCTGGCGGGCAGCGCGCTGAAGGATGGGGGCATGGAGTGGGAGTACCTGCTGCTCACCGCCCGCAGGGGTGGAGCGGACGCCGGGTGA
- a CDS encoding class I SAM-dependent methyltransferase, whose product MTENIGAGSPASDTPSPGDGYVGDPSVRAEWDSRYTERQQLWSGQPNGALVAEVAGLTPGRVLDVGCGEGADAVWLARGGWDVTALEVSGVALERAAGHARDAGVAVRWVHAALTEAALPPASFDLVSAQYPALLRTPDAAAERSLLAAVAPGGVLLLVHHAGMDTHQAHDSGFDPADYVWPSMVAELLDGDWVTEVNEQRPRVAPEGGAGAHHTDDLVLRVRRLR is encoded by the coding sequence GTGACCGAGAACATTGGAGCCGGATCGCCCGCGTCAGACACCCCTTCGCCCGGGGACGGATACGTCGGCGATCCTTCGGTGCGCGCGGAATGGGACAGTCGGTACACCGAGCGCCAACAGTTGTGGAGCGGCCAACCCAATGGCGCACTCGTCGCCGAGGTCGCCGGGCTCACGCCTGGGCGTGTCCTCGACGTCGGCTGCGGTGAGGGCGCGGACGCGGTCTGGCTCGCGCGCGGCGGCTGGGACGTGACCGCGCTGGAGGTCTCGGGCGTGGCGCTGGAGCGGGCTGCCGGGCACGCACGGGACGCCGGTGTCGCCGTTCGCTGGGTACATGCCGCGCTCACCGAAGCCGCGCTCCCGCCCGCCTCCTTCGACCTGGTCTCCGCCCAGTACCCGGCCCTGCTGCGCACCCCCGACGCCGCGGCCGAGCGGTCGCTGCTCGCGGCCGTCGCGCCGGGCGGCGTGCTGCTGCTCGTGCACCACGCGGGGATGGACACGCATCAGGCGCACGACAGCGGCTTCGACCCGGCGGACTATGTTTGGCCCTCGATGGTCGCCGAGTTGCTCGACGGTGACTGGGTGACCGAGGTGAATGAGCAACGGCCGCGCGTGGCACCCGAGGGCGGGGCCGGCGCGCACCACACGGACGACCTCGTGCTCCGCGTGCGCCGACTCCGCTGA
- a CDS encoding flavin-containing monooxygenase codes for MSAHFEVIVIGAGISGVGAGVRLREARIRDFLIIEAADDFGGTWRANTYPGCQCDVPSRLYSYSFAPNPDWTRVYAHQPEILAYVKGVADRHRLCEHTRFGVRMTEAHWQPDAARWRIRTTAGEFTARFLIAGAGPWNEPLIPDVPGLSEFPGEVFHSARWNHDYDLRGKQVAVLGTGASAVQFVPAIATRTDRLHLFQRTAQWVLPKPDHRIPKAERWVMRHVPGARAALAAVEYRAMETLGRGFRRPSLLRGVQAVARAHLRATVRDRELRRKLTPDYTIGCKRILFSNHYYPALTRPNVDLHACAVRAVDGSTVLGADGSSAEVDAIILGTGFRILDMPLSNLIHDGAGRSLADHWQGSPEAYLGTVTAGFPNAFLLLGPGLGTGHSSAFTILEAQLDLVVGAIRSTRAQGWASVEVRREAQTAYNTELQAALAGTVYNTGGCRSYYLDANGRNSFSWPWSTTRLRTQVARFDPRDYNVVHPTHRQGLSA; via the coding sequence ATGAGCGCCCATTTCGAGGTCATCGTCATCGGCGCCGGCATCTCCGGGGTCGGCGCGGGAGTCAGGTTGCGCGAGGCCCGGATCCGGGACTTCCTGATCATCGAGGCCGCCGACGACTTCGGCGGCACCTGGCGGGCCAACACCTACCCGGGCTGCCAGTGCGATGTGCCGTCCCGGCTCTACAGTTACTCGTTCGCGCCGAACCCGGACTGGACGAGGGTGTACGCGCATCAGCCGGAGATCCTCGCCTACGTGAAGGGGGTCGCCGACCGGCACCGGCTGTGCGAGCACACCCGGTTCGGCGTGCGTATGACCGAGGCGCACTGGCAGCCCGACGCGGCGCGGTGGCGGATCCGTACCACCGCCGGCGAGTTCACCGCCCGGTTCCTGATCGCCGGTGCCGGGCCGTGGAACGAGCCGCTCATCCCCGATGTCCCGGGCCTCTCGGAGTTTCCCGGTGAGGTCTTCCACTCCGCGCGCTGGAACCACGACTACGACCTGCGCGGAAAGCAGGTCGCGGTGCTCGGAACCGGGGCATCGGCCGTGCAGTTCGTCCCGGCGATCGCCACCCGGACCGACCGGCTGCACCTGTTCCAGCGCACCGCCCAGTGGGTGCTGCCCAAGCCGGACCACCGCATACCGAAGGCCGAGCGGTGGGTGATGCGGCACGTGCCCGGCGCCCGGGCCGCGCTGGCCGCGGTGGAGTACCGGGCCATGGAGACGCTGGGCCGCGGATTCCGCAGGCCGTCACTGCTGCGCGGCGTACAGGCGGTGGCACGCGCACACCTGCGCGCCACCGTCCGCGACCGTGAACTGCGCCGCAAGCTGACCCCCGACTACACCATCGGCTGCAAGCGCATCCTGTTCTCCAACCACTACTACCCGGCCCTGACCCGCCCGAATGTGGACCTGCACGCCTGCGCCGTCCGCGCAGTCGACGGCAGCACCGTGCTCGGCGCCGACGGCAGCAGCGCGGAAGTGGACGCGATCATCCTCGGCACGGGCTTCCGCATCCTCGACATGCCCCTGTCGAACCTCATCCACGACGGTGCCGGGCGCTCGCTCGCCGACCACTGGCAGGGCTCACCCGAGGCGTACCTGGGCACCGTCACCGCCGGGTTCCCCAACGCGTTTCTGCTCCTCGGTCCCGGCCTGGGCACCGGACACAGCTCCGCGTTCACCATCCTCGAAGCCCAGCTCGATCTCGTCGTCGGCGCGATCCGCTCAACACGCGCCCAGGGGTGGGCTTCGGTCGAGGTACGCCGCGAAGCGCAGACCGCCTACAACACCGAACTGCAGGCCGCCCTCGCGGGCACCGTCTACAACACCGGCGGATGCCGCAGCTACTACCTCGACGCCAACGGCCGCAACAGCTTCAGCTGGCCCTGGTCCACCACCCGGCTCCGCACCCAGGTGGCACGCTTCGACCCCCGCGACTACAACGTCGTCCACCCCACTCACCGGCAGGGCCTGAGCGCATGA
- a CDS encoding patatin-like phospholipase family protein — MTGSQRRGLVVGCGGTLGYAWAVAALAAVEERLDWDARTAQVLVGTSTGAEVVSALGSGRSVSDLLAALQGHPDADPLLLRHVGAHPGALPPVPWPGLPGAGLMAGAVLGRVPLGTGLLGLLPRGRGDAGWLRSFGAALANGRTWLDSSRTWLVATETRSGRRVAFGSPGAPVADIGSAIAASWAIPGWFPPVRIDGRAYLDGGILSPTSADLVAPLGLDEVVIVAPMTTSGGAPATGLSRLERVVRRWMTRTLDAEEHLLRAAGTRVVRIEPSAEELAVMGFNFMNAARRPATLDVSLRTAPDRVKAAVDRSITA; from the coding sequence ATGACGGGGAGTCAACGACGCGGGCTGGTCGTCGGGTGCGGCGGAACCCTCGGCTACGCATGGGCGGTTGCGGCGCTGGCCGCGGTCGAGGAACGGCTCGACTGGGACGCCCGCACGGCACAGGTGCTGGTGGGAACGTCGACGGGGGCAGAGGTCGTGTCCGCGCTGGGGTCCGGCCGGTCGGTCTCCGACCTGCTCGCGGCACTGCAGGGCCACCCCGACGCGGACCCGCTGCTCCTCCGGCACGTCGGCGCGCATCCGGGCGCCCTGCCACCGGTTCCGTGGCCGGGCCTGCCGGGCGCCGGTCTGATGGCTGGGGCCGTCCTCGGTCGTGTCCCGCTCGGGACGGGGCTGCTCGGCCTCCTGCCGCGCGGCCGGGGGGATGCGGGGTGGCTGCGGAGCTTCGGCGCCGCGCTGGCCAACGGCCGTACGTGGCTTGACTCGTCACGTACATGGCTGGTGGCGACCGAGACGCGCTCCGGCAGACGGGTCGCGTTCGGATCGCCCGGCGCACCCGTCGCCGACATCGGCAGTGCGATCGCCGCGTCGTGGGCGATCCCGGGCTGGTTCCCTCCCGTACGCATCGATGGGCGCGCCTACCTGGACGGCGGGATTCTGTCGCCGACGTCGGCCGACCTTGTTGCCCCGCTCGGCCTGGACGAAGTGGTGATCGTCGCCCCGATGACGACGTCCGGGGGCGCCCCCGCCACCGGGCTCAGCCGCCTGGAACGCGTTGTCAGGCGCTGGATGACCCGCACCCTCGACGCGGAGGAACACCTGCTTCGGGCCGCGGGGACCCGCGTCGTGCGGATCGAGCCCAGCGCCGAGGAACTGGCCGTCATGGGCTTCAACTTCATGAACGCCGCCCGCCGCCCGGCCACCCTCGACGTCTCCCTGCGTACCGCCCCCGACCGTGTCAAGGCAGCCGTCGACAGGAGCATCACAGCATGA
- a CDS encoding TetR/AcrR family transcriptional regulator has translation MARLTRAESQARTREHVLDTAYTLFLSDGFTATSMERVAEAAGYSKGAVYSNFATKNELCLAVLDRIAAEQVTQLAAAMGTAPRFEDRIAGFSRWADETIGDSSWTSLEVEFATANRHDTQVCEQLAQRRRTVTDALADLIRAQADELGLTPALPADTAALTLLSLGIGLGVQRAFDPTVPVQPIVDLLRSVMSGRP, from the coding sequence GTGGCAAGACTGACCCGGGCCGAAAGCCAGGCCCGCACCCGCGAACACGTCCTCGATACCGCGTACACGCTCTTCCTGAGCGACGGCTTCACAGCGACGTCCATGGAGCGTGTCGCCGAGGCGGCGGGCTACTCGAAGGGGGCGGTGTACTCCAACTTCGCGACCAAGAACGAGCTGTGCCTGGCCGTCCTTGACCGGATCGCCGCAGAACAGGTGACGCAGCTGGCCGCCGCGATGGGCACCGCGCCCCGCTTCGAGGACCGGATCGCGGGATTCTCCCGCTGGGCCGACGAGACCATCGGCGACAGCTCGTGGACCTCGCTGGAAGTCGAGTTCGCCACCGCCAATCGCCACGACACGCAGGTGTGCGAGCAGCTCGCCCAACGCCGACGCACCGTCACCGACGCGCTGGCGGACCTGATCCGGGCACAGGCGGACGAACTCGGCCTCACCCCTGCCCTGCCCGCCGACACCGCCGCCCTGACCCTGCTCAGTCTCGGCATCGGGCTCGGGGTCCAGCGCGCCTTCGACCCGACCGTCCCCGTGCAGCCCATCGTCGACCTGCTGCGCAGTGTCATGAGCGGGCGCCCCTGA
- a CDS encoding Lrp/AsnC family transcriptional regulator: protein MESLDRIDRDILALLQTDGRLTGAEVGRRVGLSQPAAGARIQRLEKIGVITGYRAVVDPAALGLNIHAVIRLRTTHAQLSRALDFASRTSEIASTLRVTGEDCLIFDVHCPQAGRLEEVVDALARYGPVTTSLVLRAYPQKPLTDATSATS, encoded by the coding sequence ATGGAATCACTCGACCGGATAGACCGAGACATCCTCGCCCTGCTCCAGACCGACGGCCGGTTGACCGGTGCGGAGGTAGGGCGCCGCGTCGGACTCTCGCAGCCCGCGGCCGGCGCGCGCATCCAGCGGCTGGAGAAGATCGGCGTCATCACCGGCTACCGAGCCGTGGTCGACCCAGCGGCCCTCGGTCTGAACATTCACGCGGTCATCCGGCTGCGCACCACGCACGCCCAGCTCTCACGCGCCCTGGACTTCGCCTCCCGGACCTCCGAGATCGCCTCCACCCTCAGAGTCACGGGGGAAGACTGCCTCATCTTCGACGTCCACTGCCCCCAGGCAGGACGACTCGAAGAAGTGGTCGACGCACTTGCCCGTTACGGCCCTGTCACCACATCCCTCGTGCTCCGCGCCTACCCCCAGAAGCCGTTGACCGACGCCACGTCAGCAACGTCATGA
- a CDS encoding RBBP9/YdeN family alpha/beta hydrolase, with protein sequence MERWWAVVAYVIIPGIDGSDGQHWQTLWERQWGTSAVRISPASWSAPDLDDWVDAVQEAYDDASQQDSHVVLVAHSLGCWAASAWLEKNPSRPAGGAFLVAPPDPQGPAFPRRAATTFTEVSAQPLSCPALVVGSTNDPYCTPEAAAGFAARWEARWHLAGAIGHINSASGLGSWQHGRELLDSLTQG encoded by the coding sequence GTGGAACGGTGGTGGGCAGTGGTCGCGTACGTCATCATCCCCGGTATCGACGGCTCGGACGGGCAGCACTGGCAGACCTTGTGGGAGCGGCAGTGGGGCACCTCGGCGGTGAGGATCTCCCCGGCGTCGTGGTCCGCCCCCGACCTGGATGACTGGGTCGACGCTGTCCAGGAGGCGTACGACGACGCTTCCCAGCAGGACAGCCATGTTGTGTTGGTGGCCCACAGCCTGGGCTGCTGGGCTGCGTCCGCCTGGCTGGAGAAGAACCCCTCGCGTCCGGCAGGCGGCGCCTTCCTGGTCGCGCCGCCCGACCCGCAAGGGCCGGCTTTCCCACGCCGGGCTGCCACGACGTTCACCGAGGTGTCGGCACAACCGTTGTCGTGCCCGGCGCTGGTGGTGGGCAGCACCAATGACCCGTACTGCACCCCGGAGGCGGCCGCCGGATTCGCGGCACGGTGGGAGGCGCGATGGCACCTGGCCGGCGCCATCGGACACATCAACTCCGCCAGCGGCCTGGGCTCGTGGCAGCACGGCCGTGAACTCCTGGACTCGCTGACCCAGGGGTGA
- a CDS encoding DUF1330 domain-containing protein, with protein MSAYGFAHLRSRRHHTDIIEYLERIQATLDPFSGRFLIHGPPTEVVEGTWPGSMVLIEFPSLAEARAWYDSPAYRNILHLRTDHIEGDVLLIEGVGPDYDPAERATKLRHEAE; from the coding sequence GTGTCCGCCTATGGCTTCGCCCACCTCCGCAGCCGCCGCCATCACACCGACATCATCGAGTACTTGGAGCGCATCCAGGCCACCCTCGACCCCTTCTCCGGCCGCTTCCTCATCCACGGCCCGCCAACCGAGGTCGTGGAGGGCACATGGCCCGGCAGCATGGTGCTGATCGAGTTCCCCAGCCTGGCAGAGGCCCGTGCCTGGTACGACTCCCCCGCCTACCGGAACATCCTGCACCTGCGTACCGATCACATCGAGGGCGATGTGCTGCTGATCGAGGGTGTCGGACCGGACTACGACCCGGCCGAGCGGGCCACCAAGCTGCGCCACGAGGCCGAGTAG
- a CDS encoding contact-dependent growth inhibition system immunity protein: MAHLLHLSRTLDELDPPRWNPPPADATSLVHKVHTLRRVPLIDLSPADLRTLVSQQVSLAYVLPVTVHLLLEEPLLDAYFYEGDLLLAAIQAPASAWSMIPDLEARLRDVITELPQTAVADLPRDAAAELAAFVARPDGSR; encoded by the coding sequence ATGGCGCATCTGCTCCACCTCAGCCGCACGCTCGACGAACTCGACCCTCCGCGCTGGAACCCTCCACCCGCCGACGCGACCTCTCTGGTACACAAGGTGCACACCCTGCGACGCGTACCGCTCATCGACCTCAGTCCAGCGGATCTGCGCACGCTCGTCTCCCAGCAGGTGTCGCTCGCCTACGTCCTTCCGGTCACCGTGCACCTGCTGCTTGAAGAACCCCTGCTGGACGCCTACTTCTACGAGGGTGACCTGCTGCTCGCCGCGATCCAGGCCCCGGCCTCCGCCTGGTCCATGATCCCAGACCTCGAAGCGCGGCTGCGTGACGTGATCACCGAGCTGCCCCAGACAGCCGTAGCTGACCTGCCTCGCGACGCCGCCGCGGAACTCGCCGCGTTCGTCGCCCGGCCCGACGGATCTCGGTGA